Proteins from a single region of Bos javanicus breed banteng chromosome 7, ARS-OSU_banteng_1.0, whole genome shotgun sequence:
- the NCLN gene encoding BOS complex subunit NCLN isoform X2, with protein sequence MLEEAGEVLENMLKASCLPLGFIVFLPAVLLLVAPPLPAADAAHEFTVYRMQQYDLQGQPYGTRNAVLNTEARTIDADVLSRRCVLVRLLDFSYERYQRALRQSAGAVVIILPRTMAAVPQDVIRQFMEIEPEMLAMETIVPVYFAVEDDALLSIYEQTQAASASQGSASAAEVLLHTATANGFQMVTSGVQSKAVSDWLITSVEGRLTGLGGEDLPTIVIVAHYDAFGVAPWLSHGADSNGSGISVLLELARLFSRLYTYKRTHAAYNLLFFASGGGKFNYQGTKRWLEDNLDHTDSSLLQDNVAFVLCLDTVGRGDSLHLHVSRPPREGTLQHAFLRELETVAAHQFPEVRFSMVHKKINLAEDMLAWEHERFAVRRLPAFTLSHLQSHRDGQRSSIMDVRSRVDSKTLTRNTRLIAEALTRVIYNLTEKGTPPDMPVFTEQMIQQEQLDSVMDWLTTQPRAAQLVDKDGTFLSTLEHYLSRYLKEVKPHHVKADKRDPEFVFYDQLKQVMNAYRVKPAIFDLLLAVCIGAYLGMAYTAVQHFDLLYKTVQRLLKAKTQ encoded by the exons ATGCTGGAGGAAGCGGGCGAGGTGCTGGAGAATATGCTGAAGGCGTCGTGCCTGCCTCTCGGCTTCATCGTCTTCCTGCCCGCTGTGCTGCTGCTCGTCGCACCGCCGCTGCCCGCCGCCGATGCGGCGCACGAGTTCACCGTGTACCGCATGCAGCAGTACGACCTACAGGGGCAACCCTACG GCACGCGGAACGCGGTGCTCAACACAGAGGCGCGCACCATCGACGCGGACGTGCTGAGCCGGCGCTGCGTGCTCGTGCGGCTGCTGGACTTCTCGTATGAGCGCTACCAGCGCGCCCTGCGCCAGTCTGCCGGCGCTGTGGTCATCATCCTGCCGCGAACCATGGCCGCTGTGCCGCAGGACGTCATCCGG CAATTCATGGAGATTGAGCCTGAGATGCTGGCCATGGAGACCATCGTTCCCGTGTACTTTGCCGTAGAGGACGATGCCTTGCTGTCCATCTATGAGCAGACACAGGCTGCCTCCGCCTCCCAGGGCTCCGCCTCCGCCGCCGAAG TGCTGCTCCACACTGCCACTGCCAACGGCTTCCAGATGGTCACCAGCGGGGTCCAGAGCAAGGCCGTGAGCGACTGGCTCATCACCAGCGTGGAG GGGCGGCTGACTGGGCTGGGTGGAGAGGACCTGCCCACCATTGTCATCGTGGCCCACTACGATGCCTTCGGGGTGGCCCCG TGGCTGTCGCACGGTGCGGACTCCAACGGGAGTGGTATCTCGGTGCTGTTGGAGCTCGCCCGCCTCTTCTCCAGGCTGTACACCTACAAGCGCACGCACGCAGC GTACAACCTCCTGTTCTTTGCTTCCGGAGGAGGAAAGTTTAACTACCAGGGCACCAAGCGCTGGCTGGAAGACAACCTGGACCACACAG ATTCCAGCCTGCTCCAGGACAACGTGGCCTTCGTCCTCTGCCTGGACACTGTGGGCCGGGGTGACAGCCTCCACCTGCATGTGTCCAGGCCGCCCAGGGAGGGGACGCTGCAGCACGCCTTCCTGCGGGAGCTCGAGACG GTGGCCGCCCACCAGTTCCCCGAGGTGCGGTTCTCCATGGTGCACAAGAAGATCAACCTGGCCGAGGACATGCTGGCCTGGGAACACGAGCGCTTCGCCGTCCGCCGGCTGCCCGCCTTCACCCTGTCCCACCTGCAGAGCCACCGCGACGGCCAGCGCAGCAGCATCATGGACGTGAG GTCCCGGGTTGACTCGAAAACCCTTACCCGAAACACGAGGCTCATCGCTGAGGCCCTGACCCGCGTCATCTACAACCTGACAGAGAAG GGAACACCCCCGGACATGCCAGTCTTCACGGAGCAGATG ATCCAGCAGGAGCAGCTGGACTCAGTGATGGACTGGCTGACCACCCAGCCACGGGCCGCCCAGCTAGTGGACAAGGACGGCACGTTCCTCAGCACGCTGGAGCACTACCTCAGTCGCTACCTGAAGGAGGTCAAGCCGCACCACGTCAAGGCCGACAAGCG GGACCCCGAGTTTGTCTTCTACGACCAGCTGAAGCAGGTGATGAATGCCTACAG GGTCAAGCCAGCCATCTTCGACCTGCTCCTAGCCGTCTGCATTGGTGCCTACCTCGGGATGGCCTACACGGCAGTCCAG CACTTCGACCTCTTATACAAAACAGTTCAGAGACTGCTGAAGGCCAAGACGCAGTGA
- the NCLN gene encoding BOS complex subunit NCLN isoform X1: MLEEAGEVLENMLKASCLPLGFIVFLPAVLLLVAPPLPAADAAHEFTVYRMQQYDLQGQPYGTRNAVLNTEARTIDADVLSRRCVLVRLLDFSYERYQRALRQSAGAVVIILPRTMAAVPQDVIRQFMEIEPEMLAMETIVPVYFAVEDDALLSIYEQTQAASASQGSASAAEVLLHTATANGFQMVTSGVQSKAVSDWLITSVEGRLTGLGGEDLPTIVIVAHYDAFGVAPWLSHGADSNGSGISVLLELARLFSRLYTYKRTHAAYNLLFFASGGGKFNYQGTKRWLEDNLDHTDSSLLQDNVAFVLCLDTVGRGDSLHLHVSRPPREGTLQHAFLRELETVAAHQFPEVRFSMVHKKINLAEDMLAWEHERFAVRRLPAFTLSHLQSHRDGQRSSIMDVRSRVDSKTLTRNTRLIAEALTRVIYNLTEKGTPPDMPVFTEQMQIQQEQLDSVMDWLTTQPRAAQLVDKDGTFLSTLEHYLSRYLKEVKPHHVKADKRDPEFVFYDQLKQVMNAYRVKPAIFDLLLAVCIGAYLGMAYTAVQHFDLLYKTVQRLLKAKTQ; this comes from the exons ATGCTGGAGGAAGCGGGCGAGGTGCTGGAGAATATGCTGAAGGCGTCGTGCCTGCCTCTCGGCTTCATCGTCTTCCTGCCCGCTGTGCTGCTGCTCGTCGCACCGCCGCTGCCCGCCGCCGATGCGGCGCACGAGTTCACCGTGTACCGCATGCAGCAGTACGACCTACAGGGGCAACCCTACG GCACGCGGAACGCGGTGCTCAACACAGAGGCGCGCACCATCGACGCGGACGTGCTGAGCCGGCGCTGCGTGCTCGTGCGGCTGCTGGACTTCTCGTATGAGCGCTACCAGCGCGCCCTGCGCCAGTCTGCCGGCGCTGTGGTCATCATCCTGCCGCGAACCATGGCCGCTGTGCCGCAGGACGTCATCCGG CAATTCATGGAGATTGAGCCTGAGATGCTGGCCATGGAGACCATCGTTCCCGTGTACTTTGCCGTAGAGGACGATGCCTTGCTGTCCATCTATGAGCAGACACAGGCTGCCTCCGCCTCCCAGGGCTCCGCCTCCGCCGCCGAAG TGCTGCTCCACACTGCCACTGCCAACGGCTTCCAGATGGTCACCAGCGGGGTCCAGAGCAAGGCCGTGAGCGACTGGCTCATCACCAGCGTGGAG GGGCGGCTGACTGGGCTGGGTGGAGAGGACCTGCCCACCATTGTCATCGTGGCCCACTACGATGCCTTCGGGGTGGCCCCG TGGCTGTCGCACGGTGCGGACTCCAACGGGAGTGGTATCTCGGTGCTGTTGGAGCTCGCCCGCCTCTTCTCCAGGCTGTACACCTACAAGCGCACGCACGCAGC GTACAACCTCCTGTTCTTTGCTTCCGGAGGAGGAAAGTTTAACTACCAGGGCACCAAGCGCTGGCTGGAAGACAACCTGGACCACACAG ATTCCAGCCTGCTCCAGGACAACGTGGCCTTCGTCCTCTGCCTGGACACTGTGGGCCGGGGTGACAGCCTCCACCTGCATGTGTCCAGGCCGCCCAGGGAGGGGACGCTGCAGCACGCCTTCCTGCGGGAGCTCGAGACG GTGGCCGCCCACCAGTTCCCCGAGGTGCGGTTCTCCATGGTGCACAAGAAGATCAACCTGGCCGAGGACATGCTGGCCTGGGAACACGAGCGCTTCGCCGTCCGCCGGCTGCCCGCCTTCACCCTGTCCCACCTGCAGAGCCACCGCGACGGCCAGCGCAGCAGCATCATGGACGTGAG GTCCCGGGTTGACTCGAAAACCCTTACCCGAAACACGAGGCTCATCGCTGAGGCCCTGACCCGCGTCATCTACAACCTGACAGAGAAG GGAACACCCCCGGACATGCCAGTCTTCACGGAGCAGATG CAGATCCAGCAGGAGCAGCTGGACTCAGTGATGGACTGGCTGACCACCCAGCCACGGGCCGCCCAGCTAGTGGACAAGGACGGCACGTTCCTCAGCACGCTGGAGCACTACCTCAGTCGCTACCTGAAGGAGGTCAAGCCGCACCACGTCAAGGCCGACAAGCG GGACCCCGAGTTTGTCTTCTACGACCAGCTGAAGCAGGTGATGAATGCCTACAG GGTCAAGCCAGCCATCTTCGACCTGCTCCTAGCCGTCTGCATTGGTGCCTACCTCGGGATGGCCTACACGGCAGTCCAG CACTTCGACCTCTTATACAAAACAGTTCAGAGACTGCTGAAGGCCAAGACGCAGTGA